TAAGTTTCACCCCACATAGCCCTTCTAATTGTAATTGTTCGTTTTGATTACTTATGGCCTCCTTGAGATCTGATGTGAATTTCCTTATTCGTGTGAACTTGTTGATTTTGGTTGACTGTGACATTTGCTTGAGGTAAAGAAATACCGTGGTCACCATTTGAAACCGCAGCCAGCAAACCCAGAAACTGCTCCCAGTCTTCCTTGATCTCTCCAGTTGGTAGGAAGCGAAGGCTACTCCTAGCTTTTCCACCAGGTCCCTCTACAAGACAGGATGGGCGGCTGCTAGAAACATGTTAGTCTGTGGAGTAAGATAGAAGAAAATTAATGCAAGCTTGCTAGAAGCGGACCTACCTGAATGACCGGGGTaaaaagtagggttgagcgatgCACGCTTTAGATTATAGGTCCGAAGcctcttcgttcaaaacttcatttgaatgCTGAATGGAGACCCGAAGTTCTTCActgaagtctcatgagactttggACTTAACAAATTTCACCTTGGCGCTCCCCATGCATTTGAATGCTGGTCCTCCGTACAGCATTCTAACAAAGTGACGTtcgatctatgatccgaagtgcACTTTGCTCAGCCCTAGTGAAAAGACTGGTAAGACCTAAAGGTCCAAACAGCAGATGAGAAGTTATTCCAGAAACTAGCCgcagtcagaataccaggagaatcAGACAAAGCGATTTCTACGGATGAGGGGGCCAATTCAGAAAACAAGCCATGGTCAGTACACATAGAATTAACCAGCAGACCTAGAGCTAAGCTTCAAAACACTGAGGTGCAAACTGAGATCGGACACCGTCAATCACCAGGAGCTGCCGAGACAGAGTAGGAAATTAAAATACCCACCGAGATCAGGGATTGGGCACTGAGCCAGGACCCTGATTGGCTCGGCTTCCAGTCTCACTGATAGGTTGACCAGCCGGTTTGCATGCCAATTCTCCCACACAACCTTGTACAGAATTTTGGCTGGGTAGACTCCTGACACCCTCCTGCaacttttaccacaaatatatTGTTTTCGTTTAGAGCTCCTACTTCTGTACAGAAGATTGTTTGTTTGAAATCATAGGTACCCTTTATATTTGTTTTGTAACCCTTACAGGTAAAGAAGTTAAACAAAATCTGTTTTcagcatttttatttaaattttttttctaaagggaATGCAGAACTAAAGTAGATGAGTAGAGGGTTGTGAATAATTTTTAAAGGCTATGaaaacctttggaggcaattatttttattgcatttttttatttttctttggttaataatttcaaaaaaataaataaaaaatgtcggCAGTGTTTGTGATACAGGGTTAAATTTCAGCCTAGCGGAGTCCTGTAAGGCTATGTATAGACATTATTTCCATGTTCTTGTCAGTTTGATTAGAATTTAGCTAtaagagtgtttatgagctgtcgggAATTCAGCGATGAGGTCTAAACTGAAACTAACATACTAATCTGCAGCTAGGCTGAAATGTAAACCTGTAGGACAAAACCTGCTGagatattattattaattttttttaaaaataaagataaattgtaaaaaaatgattttttagtccaaaataagtaaaatgcaatcgtcAAAAAGGAAAGGAATCTTCATTATGAGTTTTTGCATGCATACCTATAATGGTTCTATACACGCTAACATGGCAGCCATAACAATCTACAAGCCCATATTGTACCCCTCTATGAAAAATAAGGCGAACAGAAGTTTCCACTATGAAGAATAATTGTAGCATGtttccttaaaagggttttccgggagTCTTACCCTGATGGCctctgggtaggtcatcagtatctgatcgtggggtccgacacttgggacccccacgatcagctgtttgagaaggcactggcgctcttGTGAGCATCACAGCcttctcaccaagcacagcgccgtacatttagtggctgtgcttggtatcgcgctcagccccattcacttctagggggctgtgctgctcctaggccacgtgaccgatgactATATTGTCACttagcctaggaaaagctgagagaaggctgttgacttctcaaacagctgatcggtgggggtcctgggtatttgacccccaccaatcagatactgatgacctattcagatgataggtcatcagttataaagtctcagaaatcccctttaagacGGAACTATTCACTATGCAGCGGTCTAGTAATAAAATCTGATATACTTGTCCTTTTATTATTCAGTCATGCTAAAGTACTAATTTTACGTATCTTGTTTCAGTCAAAGCCAAAGGACTCTTCAACCTAATGCTATGAATGTTAAGAAGAGTCAAATGGAAGAGAAGGCTGTTCATTCGTGGTCACGGCTCTCCTCCGCTGGGAAGAGCGCCTTCGAGGAAGCTTTGAGAGTCTTTAATCCAATGTCAAAAGATCTGACGGACACAGAGACGCAGCTGGTGACTTTTCTCCAAGGCCTGCGAGAAGATGGATATCAGCCTACTATTCTGAGCAGCAAAGACGTTTACGGATACAATTCAACCACAGCAGACACGCCCCCGCCACCACCGGTTGGACTAAAGTGTCCTCCAAAAAATGCCTCGACAGTTTCCTCCTCCAAATCTCACTCGAAAAACCAGACTGGCAAACCGACCAACCCAAAAGTGGACCTTTCTGTCAGCACCGCTAAAATTTCCAACAAGCACCCAACAAGAAACTCTACGAACTTACTGTTGAGGTCGCTAAGACGTTCAGACTCTGAGAAGACAAAAGGCTCATGTGTCCAGTTTCCTTCCAACATGTATCCCGGAGTGTTTCCCGACATGAGATTATCTGTGGTTTTAGAGGCATTGGTGCCCTTTAAAGCAACCGCCTCCTCTCTGGCGAGCCTTAAGGAACAGCCTCTTGTCATTGCATCGAAGCAAAACGGTAAGGGAAAGAACGGCAAAGCCTACCAGTCCTTAATGAAAGAGACCTCCCTTTTGAATGGGATAAACGGCAAAATTTTGAAGGAGAACGATGCCTGCAAGGCCTTTGAGATTTTGAACGGGCGAATCCTTGTAAATTCTCGCCCACTCTACAACGGCATGGCCCAAGCGAAACGCAACTCGAAAGCGCAGGCGGCCATTAGCAACAGAGGGACAAAGCCGCAGCTGGGGGACAGGGACAAAAAACGGAAACTCAGCGAGGGCTCCGACGAGGCACCCTTCAGCAAGAGGATAAGGATAACTCTTCCCTTGGTGAAGAGGTCACCGTTTGATAAGGACAAATATAACCTGCTCAAGTCCACAGTCATTAAAATAGACAAAAGGTCTTCGGATGATGAGTTACGGAGGAAAGCGCAGCGAATCCTACGGTTGAACCTTTCCCCAGTTCTCCGAATCCAGCCTTTGTTTGTCATCCTCCAATAAATTGGGCCTCGGCCTCTTCTCTGAAGTAACTCCTTGCTATTCTTCTCCACACTTCCATATGTTGGGAGCTGAGCAGATGTATTACGATTTCCACACATGAAAGCTGCTGATAGTTTGATGTCCTTCTTCTCCTTTGTTTCCGTggccatttttgtcactttatttTTGCAGTATACTTGCGCGCAATGCTACAGAACAGCCAGCCATGTCTTCTCAGAAATGTTTCGGGAGGGGGTGATCGAACGCCGGACATGGACTCTCCGTCTCTTTTTTTCGATACATGGCAATATGTATATTTTGTGCAATAGTTAAGACCTATTTCCTAAGGTATAATATGCACTGTGATTTTGCTTCTCTGTATCGTTTTGATCAATTTGGCGAGGGACTgttgtacagtttttatttttatgagagACTTTTACGGTTTTGGCGATTTTTGTCAGAGCCACTTGAGTTTCAGAAGGAGTTCTTGGAATATCTGGAGTCATAGCCTTATGAGTTcagatctatttttttttttattgtaatgtttAGCTCGGTCTGTGTAGGCTACAGAAGAGAATTTGTTGAGCTCCTGACATATACTCCAGAAAGAAGAAGCACCATGGAGCCCGGTATATCTCTGACCTAAAGGGACAGTGTCTTGGTGGCTCTTGGTTTTTCAACCGCAACCTGGTTCCGAACTTCATGTgaagtttatcttgggtatcaatGTTGGTTTAGAGCTGAAATCTCACCATGAAGGTCTAAgcttggaccccccccccccccccactgatttCTAGAGGGGCTCAGCGATTCGATAAAACTGCCCATCCCCCTTTTAGTCACAGATTTCCATAACTCTGTTGTAACTTAAATGTAGGGTTCCAATGTCATTATCGATATCCTATTTCCATTGAGCATCAGAGCACACTGACAGACCAGACGTTGAATGTTGACTTGCTTTTCGAAATGTTTGTGACTCCGTAAACCGTTTTTTGTTAATGAGTGTGAGAACCTTTTTGAGCGGAGATGGTACGAACCCATGGACTTATTCTGGTCACAGCACGTTTAGCTATATACTTTACAACCTTATGCTTCAGGGCCTGCCGACTTGGGAACACAGTGGGTTTTGCCCAATATTTTATATTCCCCGTTCACTCTGCCGTTATTCAGTGTCTGCCTTGTATGATGCCTTTTGGCTCCTTTCACTTTGCAATGAAGAGTTCGGAGTCCGATGCGTAAGGTTGACTTACACATGAGATGTATGTGGGTGAACCTGACAATTTTGAGAGGACTGGCTGGCCGTTTAGGGTACATTCAGACGATCGTATGCGTTTGCGGATCCGGAaatcacggataccggccgtacacatgatagaaatgcctattcttgcccacaattgtggacaagtataggacatgctcctaccatttttgcggaccggtagtacacagtgtgctgtctgcatctttggcggcccattgaaatgaatggttccacatccattccgcaatatTGCAAAACGGACCCGGACCCATAAATACAGTCGGGTGAATGTACCTTAAATGTGTATGGGGGGCCTCTCCCCGGACAGCGGATGTCTGGATATATGCTGGCAGCAGCTTCCTCCACTCTCTCTTTTTGGTAAAGTCTCACATCTCCGTCTGTCCTTTCTGGCAGGCTGCTCCaccagtttttgtccggccgattTCTGGCATTCTTTGCCGGAACAACCTGCCGCAGAGGACAGGCGGAGATCTGAAAATAGCCTTACTGAAAACATGTTCACGCTCGGTATATGTATTGGGGGAGTGATGACTGACACCCTAATGTGCAGGTCCAGCCTAAACCTTCTgtcctaaaggtggccatacagctTAGACATCTGTCTGCAAATTTGGCTATACATTTGCACGCTCATCTCGGGTAAGGGGAATAAGCAAATAATCGTATTGCCTACGAAAACATGCCCCATCCTTCTTTCCACCTACAGATGCCGCCATGAGAGAGATGTTGGATCCCCCCTTCACCCTCTTAGACACATTAGATGTTTGTCCAGTCCCACCAAAATTGTTGGATTCGCCCGGCATTCATCTGATGTCTAGGAGAGCTTTTGCCAGTAGGTTGGCCTCACGGTGACGCCCATGATTTGGCTGGGGTGTCCTCCCTCAATGGGGTTCGGAATAATGGCCGCGTATGACCTGTCTTATACGTAGACTGTATGGGAAGGAGTCTAACTAGCGCAGAGCCGAAAACCCCTGAGATTTTTTGAATTCTTTTATAGTGTACCTTCCGTTGCTACAgatctgtacaatatatatttttctattgtttccatgcagtgtttttttttttttttttttcgttgtgGTGTTGTCGCAGGCACATACAACAGACGCTATTTTGTGGTGTGAACCTCTACCGTGGAGAATGTCGAGTGATTGCGCTCCCCTAAGTTGACCCACAAACCTCCACCGCTGTGAGCAGGAGGCCGACTTTACTTTTTGGTGATTGTACATCAGGGGCGACAGGTTCATCCTGTTATATTTTACCATCTTCCTGCCAAAAGTCGGTCTGGTTGGAAAATTCGGAGATTGGAAATTCCAGTTCCCCCTCACTCGTCACTTTACACATTGAAGTTATTGCCTTTTAGTTTAGGGTTGGACAAGATACAGGAGATTTTTTATTTCTCAAATCCTGATACCTAGAAGCTGAGATCTAGGGTGCTGTTGAGGTCCTTGCATTGTAGAGCTGCAGGGTCAAAAAATTATTTGGACCCTGCAGGAAATATATTTTATTACGGTGGGGAGTGAATATACACTAAAGCTGGTAATGCAGGTCAGTCAACATCTAGTCCCTGacttgtctccccccccccccccatatacctgCATGCTCTGCCGTGTGGTGAAACCCCAACAAAAAAAGTCAGGCATGTTAAAATCCAAGATGCTTGATCCTTGTTTTCCCTGACCTTGGTCGGGACACCTCCATCTACGTTCTATGTCGGCCAAACCTGCCCATTCAGTGGGGATTGGGCAACCGTGTTCCTacttgtatggccagcttaataaTCAGTGTTCCCTTTTGTTTTGTATCCACAGGGACAGATGGAGCAGCTCTACAGTGTGAGGACCCCAACAAACAGCTCCTCAAATGTCTGCTGGGGAAAGAGAGATAAGTTAGGGGATTACAGGTTATTTGATTGATGGCGTATCCTTCAGAGTGGGTCGGAACCCGGGACCTAAATCGATCAGCAGAACGAATGGTCCCAGCTCGTACTGGAGCACTGTGTGGGTCCCTTTATTGGTTAAGCGTTGGTCCGCCTGGTACTCCAGCGcttttttattcatttcaaaTCGAACTGCAATGCTACAGCCCCCCCATCGTTCGGCTGATCATTGAGTTGCTGGGGTCGAACCACATCAGTCATATATTGTTGGCCATGAattgaaaatccccaaatccccTTGGCTTGCAGCCACCTGTGAATAGAGTGAGTTTTCCtataatgcccgggcccctcatactggTCATACCTTGCCCACTCCCCGGCACCGGCGTCCCTTCACATGCCTCCACGGCCGCTACTTGcggcggggacaagcctccccagcatcacccgcgatgctagggagactTGTTTCCGATGTGGCCTCCCAGTCGCAGGATGTTTTGATGGGGAGATGCAGAGGCAGCTGTGCCGGCATCAGGAGCAATGCAGGTCCTCTGGAGCGGGGTAAGAATGACCAGTATGAGAGGCGcgggcattttgggggacatttcagtggttggataaccccttaaactTCCTGGTCCCATAATGAGCTCTTGTCGCCATcgtattgcctttttttttttttttttgctgctttttTTCACGAGATCATTGGAAAACAAGTTATGCTGTAATTCCGTGAAAATCACTGGAATCCGTAAACCAATATCCTTCACGATCTTAATTGCTTTGTGTAAATTAGCGCTTAGAAGATAAGTTAGAGGGGTTGGCCattctcagacattgatggcatatcgctaggatatgccatcagtgtcaggtAGGCGCGGGTTCCACCGCTGGGCCGACGGAGAACACGGCATGCATGTGCTCAgctgttttcagaagtcccataactGAATGGAGGGCGCACATGCATGGCCGGCCACCTCTCCCTTCACCGCTATGGTAGGGCTCAGCTGTtttctcccatagcagtgaacagaGCGGATGGTGCGTACTCCATTTCGTGGGGGGCATTCTGGAGATAGATGCAGTTCTCACCTTTGGGACTCACtccaatctgacattgatggatgtgtgagatgggccaaccccttttaaaAGATGACCGATCACAAGAGTCTCTATCTTCAtccatccgtttttgtttttttattttttttgcccaactgTTAAATTTTACAGATTTTGTAGAAAATGATCACGAGTCAATGTGCCATATACTCCCCGATGATGGCGTCAACTCTTCTACCAACTGCCATGGTTTCTAAGGAAGGAGTGACGTCACTAAACCTGCAGCCGAGGAGTCTGCGCCTCTGTGGGGTCTAATCCTAGTACATGGGGGAATTTTTCAGctgcctctttaaaaaaaaaaaattcaataattttTCCATGTCTTGGTAAGCAAACAGCATTACATGCCTTATGTTCTATTACTGCAAAGTTAGTTACTGTTCAgggtaggaaagctgggtaaccctGCAGATAGGAGGGGTAACATTTGCGGCTGAGTGGGTGAGAATTTTAACTTTGATAGTTACACTTCGCAAAAGTGCATTATGCTTGGTGCTGGGCTCGAGCATGACACATACATAAAGTAGTTCATTTCGTACGCTCCCTCCCCCTGCAGTCCTGCGCAAGGTACGACGCTGTATGATTTCAGCCtagagtgtccctttaaggcccgCAGAGCGTCAGCGTTGGCTTTGTCAAGGTCAGTCCACCCTTGTTTTCTATCTAATGCTCCCGCCGACCAGAGTATTTATTTTACCCTCCACGTCTTACTGCTGTCCACTCCCCGGACTCGCGGCGTCATTCCGTTCAAACAGTATACTGCGACATTTCAGAcaaatccgattttttttttttctgtattaagtTATTAAGCTGCAGCCCAAATATTGTGGAGTGTGATTTTATGTAAATGACTTTTAGATTTCTATTTTATGTTTCTgttaatatatgtatttttacttattgaaaaaaaaataatacacttaATGCattgtgtaagaaaaaaaaaaaaaaaaaataaaggctaTAGTCTGTGTTCAGCCAAtcaatttccatatttttttttaattttctgtgtTCATGTTCATATCAATAAAAGAAAAAGCATCCCAAAAGCCCGCCATTTTCACATGGGTCACTAAGCACTCACCATAGGCTGACCCATTTTAG
This Bufo gargarizans isolate SCDJY-AF-19 chromosome 7, ASM1485885v1, whole genome shotgun sequence DNA region includes the following protein-coding sequences:
- the CCDC71 gene encoding coiled-coil domain-containing protein 71, which produces MNVKKSQMEEKAVHSWSRLSSAGKSAFEEALRVFNPMSKDLTDTETQLVTFLQGLREDGYQPTILSSKDVYGYNSTTADTPPPPPVGLKCPPKNASTVSSSKSHSKNQTGKPTNPKVDLSVSTAKISNKHPTRNSTNLLLRSLRRSDSEKTKGSCVQFPSNMYPGVFPDMRLSVVLEALVPFKATASSLASLKEQPLVIASKQNGKGKNGKAYQSLMKETSLLNGINGKILKENDACKAFEILNGRILVNSRPLYNGMAQAKRNSKAQAAISNRGTKPQLGDRDKKRKLSEGSDEAPFSKRIRITLPLVKRSPFDKDKYNLLKSTVIKIDKRSSDDELRRKAQRILRLNLSPVLRIQPLFVILQ